The Pseudomonas sp. MM223 genome segment GCTTGACGCGCAGGCACGGGCTGTCGGTGTGGGCACCGACCATGCGGATGCCGTTCAGCAACGGTGCTTGCTTGCCCAGGTTGATGGCGATGATCGACGAGTCGTTACGGGTGACGTAGTAGCGGCCGCCAGGCACAGTGGCCCAGCTGTCGCGCTCGTCCAGGCGCTGGTAGCCGGCAGCTTCCAGGCGCTGGGCCAGGCTGGCGGTGGCGTGGAAGGGCGTGGGGGAGGCCTTGAGGAATTCGATAAGGCCAGTATTCAGTGCGTCGCGCATAGCTCACTCCAGACAGCAGTGGCGCGAGTTTAGCGCAGAATGTCGAAAATTTGTGTCTGCATTACACCCTGTAGGAGCAGCCTTGTGCTGCGAAGAGGCCGGTGCAAACAACCTCTACCTGTGTTGTTGGCACTGGCCTCTTCGCAGCACAAGGCTGCTGCCACAGGGGGATGAGGTGTGGCTTAGAAGGGTGCAGGGCACTCGAACTTCAACCGCGCCCCGGACACCGGGTGGGTAAAGCTCAGCATCGATGCATGCAGGCAAAGCCGCTCGTGGGCCGCCAGCGCCTCGGGGTTGGCATACAGCCGGTCACCCAGCAGCGGGTGGCCGATCGACAGCATGTGCACGCGCAACTGGTGTGAGCGCCCGGTAATCGGCGTCAGCTCCACCCGGCAGTAGTCGCCGCAGCGCTCGACGATGCGCCAGAACGTCAACGCATGTTTGCCCTGCTCGTGGTCCACCACATGCCGCGGCTTGGTTGGCGGGTCGTAGCGCAGCGGTAGGTCGATGCTGCCACTGTCCAGCGCAGGCTGGCCCCAGCACAGAGCGGTGTAGGCCTTTTCGGTTTCGCGGTCGTGGAACTGGCGCGACAACTCGCGGTGGCTGTCGGCATCGCGGGCCAGCAGGATGATGCCGGAGGTTTCCCAGTCCAGACGGTGCACGATCAGTGCGTCGGGGTAGCCGTTTTCCTGCAGGCGGGTAATCAGGCAGTCCTTGTTGTCTTCGGCACGGCCAGGTACCGACAGCAGCAGGGTCGGTTTGTTGATCACCAGGATGGCGGCGTCTTCGTGCAGGATCTGGATGTTGGACAGCGGCATTGCGTGGTCTCTGTTAAATCGGGAGAAAAAAGCGGGGCCGCTTTGCGACCCATTCGCGGCACAAGGCCGCTCCTACAGGGGAACGCGATCCCTTGTAGGAGCGGCCTTGTGCCGCGAATGGGCTGCGAAGCAGCCCCGGCTTTCAGCCAGATCAGCGATCTGGCAGGGTAATGTTCAGCTCCAGAATCGAGCAACTGCCCTGGTTTTCCAGCTCGATAT includes the following:
- the rluA gene encoding Dual-specificity RNA pseudouridine synthase RluA (*Name rluA), with the translated sequence MPLSNIQILHEDAAILVINKPTLLLSVPGRAEDNKDCLITRLQENGYPDALIVHRLDWETSGIILLARDADSHRELSRQFHDRETEKAYTALCWGQPALDSGSIDLPLRYDPPTKPRHVVDHEQGKHALTFWRIVERCGDYCRVELTPITGRSHQLRVHMLSIGHPLLGDRLYANPEALAAHERLCLHASMLSFTHPVSGARLKFECPAPF